The following are from one region of the Alicyclobacillus fastidiosus genome:
- the pdxT gene encoding pyridoxal 5'-phosphate synthase glutaminase subunit PdxT, with the protein MKVGVIAVQGAFREHIRVLRELGADAVEVRRANELDGAEAVVIPGGESTAIGKLMRQYDLINPIKQLAHEGRPVFGTCAGMIVLANRIVGEESTHLGLMNVEVNRNSFGRQKDSFEADLDVPVLGADPYPAVFIRAPHIQSVGADVEVLATYEDRIVAVRQDNLLATSFHPELTGDLRLHAYFLGLAARS; encoded by the coding sequence ATGAAAGTTGGCGTAATCGCGGTCCAGGGTGCATTTCGCGAACACATCAGAGTGCTTCGCGAGCTTGGCGCGGACGCCGTCGAGGTCCGCCGCGCAAACGAATTAGACGGTGCTGAAGCAGTGGTCATCCCAGGTGGGGAGAGCACCGCTATCGGCAAGTTGATGCGCCAATACGATTTGATAAATCCAATCAAGCAGCTCGCACACGAGGGCCGTCCGGTGTTTGGCACGTGTGCGGGGATGATCGTGCTCGCGAACCGCATTGTCGGGGAAGAGAGCACGCACCTCGGCCTGATGAATGTCGAGGTCAACCGAAATTCCTTTGGACGCCAAAAGGATAGCTTTGAGGCGGATTTGGACGTGCCCGTGCTCGGGGCGGATCCATATCCTGCTGTCTTCATTCGCGCGCCGCACATTCAATCAGTCGGCGCCGACGTAGAAGTGCTTGCGACCTACGAAGACCGGATTGTCGCCGTGCGTCAGGACAATCTGCTTGCGACGTCATTCCACCCTGAGTTGACGGGGGACTTGCGTCTGCACGCGTACTTTTTGGGTCTCGCAGCGCGATCGTAA
- the serS gene encoding serine--tRNA ligase: MLDIRAIRQRPDEFKQKLGRKKVDPAVIDQLLAADEAWRANLTETERLKNLRNTTSEAIARKKKNGDDATDDIAQMKEVGSRIKEIDDIIRQQDETIRDILLSLPNVPHDSVPEGQSEDDNPVIRTWGELPEFDFEPKPHWEIAESLGILDTERAVKITGSRFVLYKGLGARLERALAAFMLDVHADKHGYTEMFPAFIANEESLIGTGNLPKFGDEMFKLEGLPYYLIPTAEVPLTNYYRDEILAAEQLPTKFAGYSSCFRSEAGSAGKDTRGLIRLHQFQKVELVLLCHPDKSYDMLEQLTKDCADILEALDLPYRQIEICTGDLGSKDAKKYDLEVWIPASNTYREISSCTNFEEFQARRANLRFRPDDTSKPEFVHTLNGSGLAVGRTVAAILENNQQADGSVRIPKALVPYMGGIEVITAAAPVKA; encoded by the coding sequence ATGCTAGATATTCGAGCCATCCGGCAACGACCGGACGAGTTCAAACAGAAACTGGGACGCAAAAAGGTCGATCCGGCCGTTATCGACCAACTCCTCGCAGCCGACGAAGCGTGGCGCGCGAACCTTACGGAGACAGAGCGCCTGAAGAACCTCCGCAACACCACGTCAGAAGCCATCGCGCGCAAGAAGAAGAACGGCGATGACGCGACGGACGACATCGCGCAGATGAAAGAGGTCGGCAGTCGCATCAAGGAGATCGACGACATCATTCGCCAACAGGACGAGACCATCCGCGACATCCTGTTGAGCCTGCCGAACGTGCCACACGACTCCGTGCCAGAGGGCCAGTCTGAAGACGACAACCCAGTCATCCGCACCTGGGGCGAGTTGCCGGAGTTCGACTTCGAGCCAAAGCCGCACTGGGAGATCGCTGAAAGCCTCGGTATCCTGGACACCGAGCGTGCCGTGAAGATCACCGGATCGCGATTCGTCCTCTACAAAGGCCTCGGCGCGCGCCTCGAACGAGCCCTCGCGGCATTCATGCTCGACGTTCACGCGGACAAACACGGCTACACGGAGATGTTCCCAGCGTTTATCGCGAACGAGGAGAGCCTGATTGGCACCGGCAACCTGCCCAAGTTCGGCGACGAGATGTTCAAGCTCGAAGGACTGCCGTACTACCTCATTCCGACGGCCGAGGTGCCACTCACGAACTACTACCGCGACGAGATCCTCGCCGCAGAGCAGTTGCCGACCAAGTTCGCGGGCTACAGCTCCTGTTTCCGATCCGAAGCAGGATCCGCCGGCAAGGACACCCGCGGCCTCATCCGTCTGCACCAGTTCCAAAAGGTCGAGCTCGTCCTCCTGTGCCACCCGGACAAGTCGTACGACATGCTCGAACAACTCACCAAGGACTGTGCAGACATCCTTGAGGCACTCGATTTGCCGTACCGCCAAATCGAAATCTGCACAGGCGATCTCGGCTCTAAAGACGCCAAAAAGTACGATCTGGAAGTCTGGATCCCAGCCTCCAACACGTACCGCGAGATCAGCTCCTGCACCAACTTCGAGGAGTTCCAGGCCCGCCGCGCGAACCTGCGCTTCCGCCCGGACGACACATCAAAGCCCGAGTTCGTGCATACGCTCAATGGGTCAGGATTGGCCGTCGGCCGCACCGTCGCCGCCATCCTCGAGAACAACCAACAGGCGGATGGATCCGTCCGCATTCCAA